The Populus nigra chromosome 4, ddPopNigr1.1, whole genome shotgun sequence genome contains the following window.
GCATGGCCAAGTGTTAGGGATGGCTTCCATGCCTGACTGTCTTATCGCATTTCTTTGTGGTGGCCATGGATGACACCAGCACTGATTAATGTAAACGACTGCTATTTATTAGAGCATGCTGCTAAACGCTGACAAACTCACTAAGATAGCGAATACATTAAAAGCTAATTTGGAGAAATGTTATCCTTATTCCCCTGATTAGCGATACTAGAAAAATTAGTAATTCTTATTTGGTGAAACATGGCATATTAAGATCGTTTTTCTGACACAGAACCAGTGCTATGGACATTGTTGTGATCATATGCCCCGCCGTCCCCGGTACCTATGCCACCACCATAACCCGAGCCATACCTCCACCATTACCACGCCAGCGAAACCCACCTCCAAAGTGGTCATCCCCTCCAACGCCACCCCAGCCAACACCACCACCTTGGCCCACAGCATTCCCATTGGCATTGCCGTAGCCTCCACCTCCACTACCCGGCCCATAGCCATTATCACTACCATAGCTTCGTTTTTCTTGAAACAAAGAAGGCTTAAGTTTTCCCTACCCAACTCTTGAATTCCTGCTCGCAAGTTTTTAGccatgtgatatatatatatatatatatatatatatattcccggTCACGCACCATGTATTTCAGAATTTTTGTCTATAGAAGATAACCAGGTTATTTTTCACGCTATCGCTATAGCTTGGATAAAAAAAGTAGTATTTAGACCATAGAAAATCTTgcagtattattattaaatttgatataatattttaaacctGAAAACCCATAATTTAATTCTTTACTTAACttgagttttaataaaataaagtaaaaactgTCTGGCCTTGTCGATTGAAAagatctaaagaaaaaaaatagaataaaaaaaataacatattaatcCTAGTCAAGCTATCAAATTACCTGAATTATAGATTTTATTGgattgaatgaattttttttattatataataaaaaatattaaaactgatttataatcaactcaatattaaaaaataaattttaattaaaaaaataaacattaaatagtgaaaatgaaataaaaaaatataaaagaaaaagaaaaagaaaacttaaaatgaTGACCTGGATGACTTAACATAGTTAGGCCTACTACAACAAAGCTCGGGCACATGGGCGTGAAATAGGCAGGTCATCCaacctttttgttttaaaaaaaatatatatatatatatacaaacgATTACCCATCTATTGcataaaagataatataattcCTAGTGTTGCTTGAACCTGCGATTTTTGACTAATTAAAGACACATATTAACCAATTAAGCTACGacataaaaaagttaatggatcattgtatttttaaaattttattttttgagtctaagtacatattttaaaaaaagcctAAGACATTGTGATAACACAACATATTTAGATTTGAATGAATGTCAAATCCAAATGACATGTGTTTCGCTTGCTTCTAGGTCCAATATTTTTAGATTCAGTTGTGCATTGAGCTCAAGTAAACATGAGTCTAGTAAATTGTTAGATATAATATCCTTTGATTCAGCTGCACGCTAAGCTCAATTACATATGAATATGACGAGTTGTCATACCCAACGTCCTTGAATTCAGCCTCGCGTTAATCCTAAATGGATCCGGTGAGCTGTCACACTTAACATCATTGGATTCAGCTATATGCTGAGCTCAAGTACATATGAGCCTGATGAGTTTCCAGACCCAAAAATCTTAGGTTCAACTACGCACTAAATTTAAACAGACATGAGACTAATAAGCTGCCAGACTCAACATTCTTGAATTCAGCTACGCGTTTAGCTTAAATACAAATGAGCCCGATGAGCTGCCAGGTCAATCACCTTTATGTTCAGCTATGTACTGAGCTCAAGTATATATGAGTTTTGCTAATTGTTAGATCTAACAACCTTGAGTTCAGTTATGCAATGAGCCCAAATAGAAGCGGGTCTGGCAAGCTGCCACACCCAACATTCTTGGATTCAACTGCGAGCCGAGTCCAAGTACATACGAGTCTAGTGAACTGCCAGACCTAATGATCTTAGGTTCAACTACACGTTGAGCCCAAACAGACATAAGTCTGGTGAGGTGTTAAACTCAACATCAATGAGTTCAGCTACATTTTAAACTCAAGTACATGTAAACCTGACGAGATGTTAGATTCAATATCTTTGAGTTCAGCTACGTGCTGagctaaaaaagatatatatatgactAGCTACCAGACCCATCGCCTGATGGCTTAGCATCGTGCCTAGTTCAAGTGGGTATGAGCCTGACGATTATTATGGGCCCCGTGTTGCACCACGAggctttgtttgtttatttttattacttttaaacataaaatatttatgtctGGAATAATTATCTTTCTACACTTCTAGGAGTATAAAAGTCTTGAAATGAcctattatattttcatcaatattaatatattgtaTAAAGGATATTTGTTCCTTATTAATATTGTTTAggagatatttatctcttattaatgCTATAAGGAGTAAATGATATTACAACCCCTCCATTCAAGTAACATAACAAGGTTCAAAGGCTATATATACCTCTTGAACCATCCAGGTAAATggtttatagtttttattttttaagtattcatactttaattatcaaagcattaatcatgaaaaaaaagaacaaacattcttgttcttaaaatttaaaacttgtttttttatttattgtaattttttactaaaaagtcattgattttatcatttgagaGTCCctaaatcctataaaaaaattggtttgcaGGTGTTGAGTTTTCTACCACCATCTACTTTCCAATCTCcagagaaaataatattaatatggaTATATGATTATCCACTATCCAAACATTAAAAGGTCTTATTCTTCATTATATTAAATCTTGAAACATTATCAGATGttataaaccaattaaaaaatatatattaacctaGCTAGTTCAATGTACGCATGCTATTtagttttgttaattatttctcGCAAGATGACGATGACAGTCGCATTGGAGGGTGGATTAAATTATTGGAGGGctcaaattataaatatcataaagctttagaaacatcataaaatactttgaaaactTTTTGCAGGCCAGTAATAATTTTTAAGGGTCTAACTTGAAAGCATGCTGAGACTAatcgtagttttttttattttttatttatttatttttttttattattgtgtgGCAAGCCACAGCTTTATGGAGCTCTACGTTTACCTGCTCAGATAGAGCCACTCATGAAGATATTTTAATGTCAATGAAGACTAAATTAAGATGTACGGAGATAtgattaaaaagttaatttttttcacgGTATAACTTAATCTCTTGCACGGTCTATAAGTAAGAGCAACGTTTTGTATTTAGGGATAATTGCATTATTAATACACCAATgttaaacttgtttttcaatcaaggacttgaactttaattttttcatttgagtacatcaattttatcaaaatcttcAATCAGGTATTTGCATCCACCCTCctcaatttcttatttattcgATAAAGTGCCATTTATCCTTAAATCTCTCTTGATGGAATCATTAACCCACACCCAACAATTGATTCTTtccattagttttttcttcttctctatcccttttgttttatgtgTCTGCCGACTAAAATGT
Protein-coding sequences here:
- the LOC133690644 gene encoding uncharacterized protein LOC133690644 gives rise to the protein MASNYCRNEQLSVPNRGGWWVEILGHLDGVNAWLRKESYENKTLWKQKLRTRGGAVQLTIITNYGSDNGYGPGSGGGGYGNANGNAVGQGGGVGWGGVGGDDHFGGGFRWRGNGGGMARVMVVA